The proteins below come from a single Alkalinema sp. FACHB-956 genomic window:
- a CDS encoding DUF29 domain-containing protein produces MTPVSHNLVSHPSETQQPLYNRDFYAWTQEMVNALRSGNWAELDIENLVEELESLGRRERQELGNWLAVLLGHLLKWQYQPANRSNSWRATLREQRRRIGKLLKENPSLQPYVLEAMAEAYEIGRDLAIQETNLPDATFPEIGPYELTQVIDLDFLPE; encoded by the coding sequence ATGACCCCGGTATCTCACAATCTCGTATCCCATCCTTCGGAGACCCAGCAACCGCTGTACAATCGGGATTTTTATGCGTGGACTCAGGAAATGGTGAATGCCCTTCGATCGGGGAATTGGGCAGAATTAGATATCGAAAATTTGGTAGAGGAACTTGAAAGTTTGGGTAGACGGGAACGCCAAGAGTTGGGAAATTGGTTAGCGGTGCTATTGGGGCATTTATTAAAGTGGCAATATCAGCCAGCAAATCGAAGCAATAGCTGGCGAGCAACCTTACGAGAACAGCGCCGCCGGATTGGTAAGCTTTTGAAAGAAAACCCCAGTCTCCAACCTTACGTGCTGGAAGCCATGGCTGAAGCCTATGAAATTGGGCGAGATTTAGCCATTCAGGAAACCAATTTGCCTGATGCAACGTTTCCCGAAATTGGCCCCTATGAGTT
- the fba gene encoding class II fructose-bisphosphate aldolase (catalyzes the reversible aldol condensation of dihydroxyacetonephosphate and glyceraldehyde 3-phosphate in the Calvin cycle, glycolysis, and/or gluconeogenesis) — protein MALVPMRLLLDHAAENGYGIPAFNVNNMEQIQAIMQAANETDSPVILQASRGARNYAGENFLRHLILAAVETYPHIPIVMHQDHGNEPATCYSALKNNFTSVMMDGSLEADAKTPASFDYNVAVTSEVVKVAHAIGASVEGELGCLGSLETGMGEAEDGHGFEGKLDHSQLLTDPDEAVAFVEATQVDALAVAIGTSHGAYKFTRKPTGEILAISRIEEIHRRLPNTHLVMHGSSSVPEDLIALINQYGGEIPETYGVPVEEIQKGIKSGVRKVNIDTDNRLAITAAVREALMAKPSEFDPRHFLKPSIKYMQKVCADRYQQFWCAGQASKIQQISLEEYARKYSKGELKQVAAAV, from the coding sequence ATGGCGCTCGTACCTATGCGACTGCTGCTCGATCACGCAGCAGAGAATGGCTACGGCATTCCTGCATTCAACGTCAACAACATGGAGCAGATCCAGGCAATCATGCAGGCTGCTAACGAAACGGACAGCCCCGTGATCCTGCAAGCTTCTCGCGGTGCGCGCAACTATGCGGGTGAGAACTTCCTGCGCCACCTGATCTTGGCGGCGGTGGAAACCTATCCCCACATCCCCATCGTGATGCACCAAGACCATGGGAACGAGCCTGCAACTTGCTACTCTGCGCTGAAGAACAACTTCACCAGCGTCATGATGGACGGGTCCTTGGAAGCTGATGCTAAGACCCCCGCAAGCTTTGACTACAACGTGGCTGTGACCAGTGAAGTGGTGAAAGTGGCTCACGCGATCGGGGCATCCGTTGAGGGTGAACTGGGTTGCTTGGGTTCTCTGGAAACCGGCATGGGCGAAGCTGAAGATGGTCACGGGTTTGAAGGCAAGTTGGATCACTCCCAACTGCTGACCGATCCCGATGAAGCCGTGGCTTTCGTGGAAGCGACCCAAGTGGACGCGCTGGCAGTGGCGATCGGAACCAGCCACGGTGCTTACAAGTTCACCCGTAAGCCCACCGGCGAAATCCTGGCGATCAGCCGCATCGAAGAAATCCACCGTCGTCTGCCCAACACCCACTTGGTGATGCACGGATCTTCTTCGGTTCCCGAAGATTTGATTGCGCTGATCAACCAGTACGGTGGCGAAATTCCTGAAACCTACGGGGTTCCCGTTGAAGAAATTCAAAAGGGGATTAAGTCCGGTGTTCGTAAGGTGAACATCGACACCGACAACCGTTTGGCCATTACGGCTGCGGTTCGGGAAGCTTTGATGGCGAAGCCCAGCGAGTTTGACCCCCGTCACTTCCTGAAGCCTTCCATCAAGTACATGCAGAAAGTTTGTGCCGATCGTTACCAGCAGTTCTGGTGCGCTGGCCAAGCTAGCAAGATCCAGCAAATCAGCTTGGAAGAGTACGCTCGCAAGTACTCCAAGGGTGAACTGAAGCAAGTGGCTGCTGCTGTGTAG
- a CDS encoding ACP phosphodiesterase, giving the protein MLLPLESGSWEPWSRSQRFDQDNPSKTTQDGNDRGVKLVNYLAHLHLSDGSPESMIGNLLGDFRKGLCEAQYSPAIRQGIVLHQQVDIFTDTHAIVRRSKQRMSPKFRRFAGIMLDVLYDHFLSKHWADYSQESLREFVDRAYDILLTHQAILPPLLQRAVPVMVDQDWLYSYRDLAGVDLTLRRIARRFKRETPLAQAIEELQHHYPALEADFQAFFPILVQWVREQSSGIQPNPPEFPPESSTDNVHLS; this is encoded by the coding sequence ATGCTGCTGCCCCTGGAATCGGGAAGCTGGGAACCTTGGAGTCGATCGCAGCGCTTTGATCAAGACAACCCGTCCAAGACAACGCAGGATGGGAACGATCGAGGAGTTAAGTTGGTGAATTATTTAGCCCATTTACACCTCTCAGATGGATCCCCGGAATCGATGATCGGCAATCTGCTGGGAGATTTTCGCAAAGGATTATGCGAAGCCCAGTATAGTCCTGCGATTCGCCAAGGGATTGTCCTGCATCAGCAAGTGGACATCTTTACCGATACCCATGCGATCGTGCGGCGGAGTAAACAGCGGATGAGCCCGAAATTCCGGCGCTTTGCAGGCATTATGCTTGATGTGCTGTACGACCATTTTTTGTCCAAACATTGGGCGGACTACTCCCAGGAAAGTTTGCGGGAGTTCGTCGATCGGGCCTACGACATTCTGTTGACCCATCAAGCCATCCTGCCGCCATTGTTGCAACGGGCGGTTCCGGTGATGGTGGATCAAGACTGGCTCTACTCCTACCGCGATCTGGCAGGGGTTGATCTCACCCTACGGCGCATTGCTCGACGGTTTAAGCGAGAAACGCCCCTAGCCCAAGCGATCGAAGAACTTCAGCATCATTACCCGGCCTTGGAAGCGGATTTTCAAGCCTTTTTTCCTATCCTGGTGCAATGGGTGCGGGAGCAATCCTCTGGAATTCAACCAAACCCACCGGAATTCCCACCAGAATCCTCCACAGATAATGTCCACTTATCATAA